Below is a window of Hydrogenimonas sp. SS33 DNA.
AGGTGGCGGGTTTGTAGCCAAGATCTTCAATCAGATCGCTGACGTCGGCATAGGTCGCCGGTACGTCGCCGGGCTGGATGGGAAGCAGGTTCTTTTTGGCTTTTTTCCCAAGGGCCTTTTCGATCGCTTCGATGAAATCCATCAGTTCGACGGGATTGTTGTTTCCGATATTGTAGATTTTGTAGGGGGCTTTGGAGCTGCCGGGGTCGGGATGTTTCCCGCTCCAGCCGGGATTGCCCTTGGGCGGATGGTCGATCACCCGGACAACCCCTTCGGCGATATCGTCGATATAGGTGAAATCCCGCTGCATTTTACCGTAGTTGAATACATCGATGGGGCGATCTTCCAGAATCGCCTTGGTAAAGAGAAAGAGCGCCATATCGGGCCGTCCCCAGGGGCCGTAGACGGTAAAGAAGCGGAGCCCTGTGGTTGGCAGGTTGTAGAGATGGCTGTAGGTGTGGGCCATCAGTTCGTTGCTTTTTTTGCTGGCGGCGTAGAGGCTGATGGGGTGGTCGACATTGTCGTGAACCGAAAAGGGCATGGTCTCATTCAGGCCGTAGACGCTGGAACTGCTGGCGTAGGCCAGATGTTTCACCCCGGTATGGCGGCACGCCTCCAGAAGGTTGACAAATCCGACAATATTGCTGTCAATATAGGCATGGGGATTGGTGAGGCTGTAACGCACACCTGCCTGTGCAGCCAGGTTGCAAACGGCATCGAACCTCTCTTTTTCAAAAAGCTCTTCGACAGCTGCCCTGTCTTCGAGATTGAGCTTGATGAAAGTGTATTTTTCGTATTTGGTGCTTTTGACGGGTTTGGCGTATTCGATCGTCTCATCACCTTCGATTCCGGTCTCTTTCAATCTGCCGTATTTGACACGTACGTCATAGTAGTCGTTGATGTTGTCGATTCCGACAACCTCGTCTCCTCTTTCCAGAAGGCGCACGGCAAGGTGAAAGCCGATGAATCCGGCGGTGCCTGTTACAAGAATCTTCATTTCACTGTCACTTTCGATTTGATTTTTTCCACAGTCTTGGGACCGATGCCCTTTACCTCATCCAACTCCTCGACACGCTTGAATTTCCCATGCTTCTTTCTGTAATCTACAATCGCCTGCGCTTTGACGGGGCCGATGCCTTTCAGTTGTGTCAATGTCTTGACATCCGCCGAATTGATATCAATGGATGACCATGACAAAGTTGCCAGAAGAATGAATAGAAATATCTTTTTCATCATTATCAACC
It encodes the following:
- a CDS encoding NAD-dependent epimerase, yielding MKILVTGTAGFIGFHLAVRLLERGDEVVGIDNINDYYDVRVKYGRLKETGIEGDETIEYAKPVKSTKYEKYTFIKLNLEDRAAVEELFEKERFDAVCNLAAQAGVRYSLTNPHAYIDSNIVGFVNLLEACRHTGVKHLAYASSSSVYGLNETMPFSVHDNVDHPISLYAASKKSNELMAHTYSHLYNLPTTGLRFFTVYGPWGRPDMALFLFTKAILEDRPIDVFNYGKMQRDFTYIDDIAEGVVRVIDHPPKGNPGWSGKHPDPGSSKAPYKIYNIGNNNPVELMDFIEAIEKALGKKAKKNLLPIQPGDVPATYADVSDLIEDLGYKPATSIEEGIENFVAWYRKFYNV
- a CDS encoding helix-hairpin-helix domain-containing protein, which produces MMKKIFLFILLATLSWSSIDINSADVKTLTQLKGIGPVKAQAIVDYRKKHGKFKRVEELDEVKGIGPKTVEKIKSKVTVK